From Azospirillum sp. TSA2s, a single genomic window includes:
- a CDS encoding zinc-dependent alcohol dehydrogenase family protein, whose protein sequence is MRAMVISRFGGPDVFELQDRPRPVAGPGELLVRVVASGTNPVDAKIRQAGSWAGIPFPAVLGYDVSGVVEEVGPGVTGFKAGDEVFYTPEIFGNPNGSYADYTVAAASIVAHKPPGLSHVEAAGIPLAGGTAWEAIIRRLAVRPGETVLIHGGAGGVGSFAIQFAKAAGARVLATASKANHEAMRDLGADVTLDYRDTDVMDQILREAGGAGVDASFDTAGGNVPMSTLATRPFGRIATILPPTGDLDALYVKNQTLYGTFLTREGARLREMAPLFERGQARVIVDAVLPLEQVGKAHERLDSGHGRGKIILQVGA, encoded by the coding sequence ATGCGTGCGATGGTGATTTCGCGGTTCGGCGGTCCCGACGTGTTCGAACTCCAGGACCGGCCGCGCCCGGTCGCGGGACCGGGCGAGCTGCTGGTGCGGGTGGTGGCGTCGGGCACCAACCCGGTGGACGCCAAGATCCGTCAGGCCGGAAGCTGGGCCGGCATCCCCTTCCCGGCGGTGCTGGGCTATGACGTGTCGGGCGTGGTGGAGGAGGTCGGCCCCGGCGTGACCGGCTTCAAGGCCGGCGACGAGGTGTTCTACACGCCGGAGATCTTCGGCAATCCCAACGGCAGCTATGCCGACTACACCGTCGCCGCCGCGTCCATCGTCGCGCACAAGCCGCCGGGCCTCAGCCATGTCGAGGCGGCGGGCATCCCGCTGGCTGGCGGCACGGCGTGGGAGGCCATCATCCGCCGTCTGGCGGTGCGGCCGGGCGAGACGGTGCTGATCCATGGCGGGGCCGGCGGAGTCGGCAGCTTCGCCATCCAGTTCGCCAAGGCGGCCGGCGCCCGCGTTCTCGCCACCGCCAGCAAGGCCAACCACGAGGCGATGCGCGATCTCGGCGCCGACGTGACGCTCGATTACCGCGATACCGACGTGATGGACCAGATCCTGCGCGAGGCGGGCGGGGCGGGGGTGGATGCCTCCTTCGACACCGCCGGCGGCAATGTGCCGATGAGCACGCTAGCGACCCGTCCCTTTGGCCGCATCGCCACCATCCTGCCGCCGACCGGCGACCTCGACGCGCTCTATGTGAAGAACCAGACCCTCTACGGGACCTTCCTGACCCGCGAGGGCGCCCGCCTGCGCGAGATGGCGCCGCTGTTCGAGCGCGGGCAGGCCAGGGTGATCGTCGACGCCGTCCTGCCGCTGGAACAGGTCGGCAAGGCGCATGAACGGCTCGATTCCGGCCACGGTCGCGGTAAGATCATCCTCCAAGTGGGCGCCTGA
- a CDS encoding CopD family protein, which yields MYIWLIGLHVAAVTVWIAGMSVAAILISALDPTTAAEEGPARVLRAALRWDRRVTSPAMGLAWILGPTLVVVGGWGFEPWLVAKVAIVIALSALHGKLAAGLRRLSEPAPASDVRPVSPLLRFSPLAVIVGVIAIVTLVVVKPY from the coding sequence GTGTATATCTGGCTGATCGGTCTGCACGTCGCCGCGGTGACGGTGTGGATCGCGGGCATGTCCGTCGCCGCCATCCTGATCAGCGCCCTGGACCCCACGACCGCCGCCGAGGAGGGACCGGCCCGCGTCCTGCGCGCCGCCTTGCGCTGGGACCGCCGCGTGACCTCCCCGGCGATGGGGCTCGCCTGGATTCTCGGGCCCACGCTGGTGGTGGTCGGCGGCTGGGGCTTCGAGCCGTGGCTGGTGGCGAAGGTCGCCATCGTCATCGCCCTGTCCGCCCTGCACGGCAAGCTCGCCGCCGGACTGCGCCGGCTGTCCGAACCGGCGCCCGCTTCGGATGTCCGCCCGGTGTCCCCGCTGCTGCGCTTCTCCCCGCTTGCGGTGATCGTCGGGGTCATCGCCATCGTCACGCTGGTGGTGGTGAAGCCCTATTGA
- a CDS encoding VOC family protein, whose protein sequence is MAVAKTTICLWYDKDAESAARFYAETFPDSAVHAVHRAPADYPSGKAGDVLTVEFTVAGIPCLGLNGGPAFTHSEAFSFQIATDDQEETDRYWTAIVGNGGQESACGWCKDRWGISWQITPRVLTDALAAGGEEAKRAFEAMMGMTKIDVAAIEAARRG, encoded by the coding sequence ATGGCCGTCGCCAAGACCACGATCTGCCTTTGGTATGACAAGGACGCCGAGTCCGCCGCCCGCTTCTACGCCGAGACCTTCCCCGACAGCGCCGTGCACGCCGTCCACCGCGCCCCCGCCGACTACCCGTCCGGCAAGGCGGGCGACGTCCTGACGGTCGAGTTCACCGTCGCCGGCATACCCTGCCTCGGCCTGAACGGCGGCCCGGCCTTCACGCACAGCGAGGCCTTCTCGTTCCAGATCGCCACCGACGACCAGGAAGAGACCGACCGCTATTGGACCGCCATCGTCGGCAACGGCGGCCAGGAGAGCGCCTGCGGTTGGTGCAAGGACCGCTGGGGCATTTCCTGGCAGATCACGCCCCGCGTGCTGACCGATGCGCTGGCGGCGGGTGGCGAGGAGGCCAAGCGGGCGTTCGAGGCGATGATGGGGATGACGAAGATCGACGTGGCGGCGATCGAGGCGGCGCGGCGGGGGTGA
- a CDS encoding TetR/AcrR family transcriptional regulator, which yields MTRPRGRPPHNKAAVSRDDMLSAALDLVDTNGVDAFTMRTLAERLQINPMTIYHHFGDRDGLIGAMSERVYRDVSAPASSTPRSRIEALLRAYHGQVLNHPGLTLLIFSRPTVFPEQAQRITKEINELLVEAGLSPQRTQIWVNILVDFTHGAAIATAISGGFHSEGPGSKDDYDKALTELLNGLNS from the coding sequence ATGACGCGCCCACGGGGACGTCCGCCCCACAACAAGGCAGCCGTCTCGCGTGACGACATGCTGTCAGCCGCACTAGACTTGGTTGATACCAATGGGGTCGATGCGTTCACCATGCGTACATTGGCTGAACGGCTCCAGATCAATCCTATGACGATATACCACCATTTCGGTGATCGTGACGGTTTGATCGGCGCCATGTCGGAACGGGTCTACCGTGACGTCTCGGCACCAGCATCAAGCACCCCCCGGAGCCGGATCGAAGCCCTCTTGCGGGCCTATCATGGCCAAGTGCTGAACCATCCCGGCCTCACTCTGCTCATCTTCAGCCGACCCACGGTCTTTCCGGAACAAGCGCAACGAATAACCAAAGAGATTAACGAACTCTTGGTCGAAGCCGGATTGTCGCCGCAGAGAACCCAAATTTGGGTAAACATACTCGTCGATTTTACCCATGGTGCCGCAATCGCAACTGCGATCAGTGGTGGTTTCCATTCTGAGGGCCCTGGCTCGAAGGATGATTACGACAAGGCCCTTACTGAACTATTGAACGGACTCAACAGCTGA
- a CDS encoding dihydrofolate reductase family protein has product MISGHVFIATSLDGFIARNNGDIGWLLERDDPSEDHGYDAFIDNIDVILMGRGTYESIQNIRPWPYTRPVVVLSGSLKGQQVPEDMAEKVQFSDKSPKQAMAMLEAAGNRRVYVDGGLIIQSFLREGLITDMVITHVPVLLGQGRSLFGAIPSDIALIHEETRSFASGLVQSRYRIAP; this is encoded by the coding sequence ATGATCAGCGGTCATGTCTTCATCGCGACCAGTCTTGATGGATTCATTGCACGCAATAACGGGGACATCGGCTGGCTACTGGAAAGGGACGACCCTTCCGAGGATCATGGCTATGACGCCTTCATTGATAATATCGATGTCATCCTCATGGGACGCGGCACCTATGAGAGCATTCAGAATATAAGGCCCTGGCCCTACACACGTCCGGTTGTGGTCTTGTCGGGCTCACTTAAGGGCCAGCAGGTTCCAGAGGACATGGCGGAAAAGGTCCAGTTCTCCGACAAATCTCCAAAGCAAGCGATGGCAATGCTCGAGGCTGCGGGAAATCGCCGCGTCTATGTAGATGGCGGCTTAATCATTCAATCATTCTTGCGCGAAGGACTGATTACAGACATGGTAATCACTCACGTCCCGGTGCTGCTTGGACAGGGGCGCAGCCTTTTTGGCGCGATCCCTTCCGATATTGCGCTCATCCATGAAGAGACCCGCAGTTTCGCTTCTGGTCTCGTCCAGTCACGCTACCGGATCGCACCATGA
- a CDS encoding cell wall hydrolase, protein MRNLLPALMLASVLLPAGAGAQVIDAGDAVCRPGDSGCARFVGDVKGGMPKRGGAKQPVVIGTSVYMLTPWQAERERRCLALAGWAEARGEGADAMAAVMWVVANRAASADQPSLPCRVVVAAGQFEPFAVPPVEPKTREKHDKTAKQRATQREKAAEQAKLAADPRVEARRILAEIRRQARVIRAGGMPSWPKPRLTVDQEALHVARGLAWYLNDDDMPDPTARASLFYSPPTQAALRRQKPDWAEARLHTTSIGGHAFYRYPTPPAETAPTKPADPIGTLVAEISE, encoded by the coding sequence ATGCGCAATCTCCTTCCAGCCCTGATGCTCGCGTCCGTCCTGCTGCCGGCCGGTGCCGGTGCGCAGGTCATCGATGCCGGCGACGCCGTCTGCCGGCCGGGCGACAGCGGGTGCGCCCGGTTCGTCGGTGACGTGAAGGGGGGCATGCCGAAGCGGGGCGGCGCCAAGCAGCCGGTCGTCATCGGCACGTCGGTCTACATGCTGACGCCCTGGCAGGCCGAACGGGAGCGCCGCTGTCTCGCGCTGGCCGGCTGGGCCGAGGCGAGGGGGGAGGGGGCCGACGCCATGGCGGCCGTGATGTGGGTGGTCGCCAACCGCGCCGCCTCGGCCGACCAGCCGTCGCTGCCCTGCCGGGTCGTCGTCGCCGCAGGCCAGTTCGAACCCTTCGCGGTGCCGCCGGTCGAGCCGAAGACGCGGGAGAAGCACGACAAAACGGCAAAGCAGCGGGCCACACAGCGGGAAAAGGCCGCCGAACAGGCGAAACTCGCCGCCGATCCGCGTGTGGAGGCGCGGCGCATCCTGGCGGAGATCCGCCGGCAGGCCCGTGTCATCCGGGCGGGCGGTATGCCGTCCTGGCCGAAGCCCCGCCTCACCGTCGATCAGGAGGCGCTGCACGTCGCGCGGGGGCTGGCCTGGTATCTCAACGACGACGACATGCCCGATCCCACCGCCCGCGCCTCGCTGTTCTACAGCCCGCCGACGCAGGCGGCGCTCCGCCGCCAGAAACCGGACTGGGCGGAGGCGCGGCTGCACACCACCTCCATTGGCGGCCATGCCTTCTACCGCTATCCGACGCCGCCTGCCGAGACGGCCCCCACCAAGCCCGCCGATCCGATCGGCACGCTGGTGGCGGAAATCAGCGAATAG
- a CDS encoding CBS domain-containing protein, whose amino-acid sequence MKAVDLMTPRVITIGPDATVADAARKMLENNISGMPVVDAAGKVVGIISEGDLLRRVELGTERHRSWWLSMVSGGTLPAEDFIKSHARKVADVMTSHVTTVDENATPEDVVRLMETRRIKRVPVVRQGALVGIVSRANLLRALASVAPDTPAAAPDDRALKERVAAAVREVSWDSRSHDAIVVRNGVVQLWGFASSGSQRDAVRVAAESVPASRRWRTTSRSSTRRKAAPGGCDPDAGAYPPLPSWAMGFTQFQAFLSFWNKRNFTSSPRRRGTRKLRTQVPMWTGFPPSRTAVRDFQGSASLRLSWRSGGRFCGGRGLVGQRLVVLKGSKSATLSLTLRAFAPPTWFLA is encoded by the coding sequence ATGAAGGCAGTCGATCTTATGACGCCGCGGGTCATCACCATCGGTCCCGATGCGACCGTCGCCGATGCCGCCCGCAAGATGCTGGAGAACAACATCAGCGGCATGCCCGTGGTCGATGCGGCCGGCAAGGTGGTGGGGATCATCAGCGAGGGCGATCTGCTGCGCCGTGTGGAGCTGGGGACGGAGCGTCATCGCTCCTGGTGGCTCAGCATGGTGTCCGGCGGCACCCTGCCGGCGGAGGACTTCATCAAGTCCCATGCCCGCAAGGTCGCGGACGTGATGACCAGCCACGTCACCACGGTGGACGAGAACGCCACGCCGGAGGATGTCGTGCGGCTGATGGAGACCCGGCGGATCAAGCGCGTGCCGGTGGTGCGCCAGGGCGCCCTGGTCGGCATCGTCAGCCGCGCCAACCTGCTGCGCGCGCTGGCCAGCGTCGCGCCGGATACCCCGGCCGCCGCGCCCGATGACCGCGCGCTGAAGGAGCGGGTGGCCGCGGCAGTCAGGGAGGTGTCCTGGGATTCGCGCTCGCACGACGCCATCGTCGTCCGCAACGGGGTGGTCCAGCTCTGGGGCTTCGCCAGCAGCGGATCCCAGCGCGACGCCGTCCGCGTCGCGGCGGAAAGCGTTCCGGCGTCAAGGCGGTGGAGAACAACATCCAGGTCGTCGACGCGGCGGAAAGCGGCGCCTGGGGGTTGTGATCCCGATGCCGGTGCCTACCCCCCTCTCCCCTCCTGGGCTATGGGATTCACACAATTCCAGGCATTCCTAAGCTTCTGGAACAAAAGGAACTTTACGTCATCCCCGCGAAGGCGGGGAACCAGGAAACTTCGCACCCAAGTGCCTATGTGGACTGGATTCCCGCCTTCGCGCACTGCTGTCCGGGATTTTCAGGGCTCGGCCAGTTTGAGGCTGAGTTGGCGGTCTGGCGGTCGTTTTTGCGGTGGCCGTGGCCTTGTCGGACAGCGATTGGTGGTGTTGAAAGGTTCGAAGAGTGCAACCTTGAGCCTGACCTTGAGGGCCTTCGCACCGCCAACGTGGTTTTTGGCGTAG
- a CDS encoding FAD-binding oxidoreductase: MQNDPRSHGLWERTAPAAPPTTALAGSVRADVVIVGAGYTGLSAALHLAESGVDAVVVEAVEIGFGGAGRNVGLVNAGMWVMPDQLVSTLGPVYGERLIELLGNAPRAVFDLITKHGIACEDERAGTLHCGVGEAGLRELEQRAAIWQKRGAPVRLLDARETAEKVGTTAYTGSLLDRRAGTIQPLAYARGLATAAIAAGARIFTGSPVQSASQTGTKWEVKTPNGSVTADWVLVATDAYSIGPWVRLRTEQVHLPYFNLATEPLSEAMQKAILPERQGVWDTKSVLSSYRFDRQGRLVFGSVGALRGTGTAVHRAWAQRSLAALFPQLGPVRFEAEWYGQIGMTSDNLPRFHRLDRNVIAFSGYNGRGIAPGTVLGRCLAQHITGKLPEAEMPLPNTPVETVSARAMREAVYEYGAQATHLVGARLPGRI, encoded by the coding sequence ATGCAGAACGATCCGCGGTCGCACGGGCTTTGGGAACGCACCGCACCGGCGGCACCGCCGACCACGGCACTGGCCGGCAGCGTCCGGGCCGACGTGGTGATCGTCGGCGCCGGCTACACCGGCCTGTCGGCCGCGCTGCATCTGGCCGAAAGCGGCGTCGACGCCGTGGTGGTGGAGGCGGTGGAGATCGGCTTCGGCGGCGCCGGCCGCAATGTCGGGCTGGTCAATGCCGGCATGTGGGTGATGCCGGACCAGTTGGTCAGCACCCTGGGCCCGGTCTATGGCGAGCGGCTGATCGAATTGCTTGGCAACGCGCCGCGCGCTGTCTTCGATCTCATCACCAAGCACGGCATCGCCTGCGAAGACGAGCGTGCCGGTACGCTCCATTGCGGCGTTGGCGAGGCGGGCCTGCGCGAGTTGGAGCAGCGGGCGGCGATCTGGCAGAAGCGCGGTGCCCCCGTCCGCCTGCTGGACGCGAGGGAAACCGCGGAGAAGGTCGGCACCACGGCCTACACCGGTTCGCTGCTGGATCGCCGTGCCGGCACCATCCAGCCGCTGGCCTATGCGCGCGGACTGGCGACGGCGGCGATCGCGGCGGGTGCCCGCATCTTCACCGGCAGCCCGGTCCAGTCGGCAAGCCAGACCGGGACCAAGTGGGAGGTGAAGACGCCGAACGGATCGGTCACCGCCGACTGGGTTCTGGTCGCCACCGACGCCTACAGCATCGGCCCCTGGGTGCGGCTGCGCACCGAACAGGTCCACCTGCCCTATTTCAATCTGGCGACGGAGCCGCTGTCCGAGGCCATGCAGAAGGCCATCCTGCCGGAACGCCAGGGGGTGTGGGACACCAAGTCGGTGCTGAGTTCCTACCGCTTCGACCGGCAGGGCCGGCTGGTGTTCGGCAGCGTCGGCGCGCTGCGCGGGACCGGGACGGCGGTGCACCGGGCCTGGGCGCAGCGGTCGCTGGCGGCCCTGTTCCCGCAACTCGGCCCCGTGCGGTTCGAAGCGGAATGGTACGGCCAGATCGGCATGACCAGCGACAACCTGCCCCGCTTCCACCGGCTGGACCGCAACGTCATCGCCTTCAGCGGATACAACGGCCGCGGCATCGCCCCCGGCACCGTGCTCGGCCGCTGCCTGGCCCAGCACATCACCGGCAAGCTGCCGGAGGCGGAGATGCCGCTTCCCAACACGCCCGTTGAGACGGTGTCGGCCCGCGCCATGCGGGAAGCCGTCTATGAGTATGGCGCGCAGGCGACCCATCTGGTGGGAGCGAGGCTGCCGGGGCGGATTTGA
- a CDS encoding LysR family transcriptional regulator, with protein sequence MQSPRRFLPSLALLSAFEAAARTGSITAAARELSLTQSAVSRQIKALEELLEVELFHRERQTIRLTAGGEYYVCEVRDALRKISTASLNLRANPFGGTLSIAILPTFGTRWLAPRLPNFLADNPGITINLVTRMAPFDFRLDPVDAAIHFGRPDWPGGEMALLRRETVIPACSRGLRDRFDFRQPADLRLAPLLHLTSRPDAWERWLTLHGTPADGVHGMLFDQFATASQAAIAGLGVALLPLFLIEEELRSGQLVPALDLPMESENAYYVVWPAERAGYPPLAAFRDWILAETADCRDSAGS encoded by the coding sequence ATGCAGAGCCCCCGCCGCTTCCTTCCCTCCCTTGCCCTGCTCTCGGCGTTCGAGGCGGCGGCGCGCACCGGCAGCATCACCGCGGCGGCCAGGGAGCTGTCCCTGACCCAGAGCGCCGTCAGCCGCCAGATCAAGGCGCTGGAGGAACTGCTGGAGGTCGAGCTGTTCCACCGCGAACGGCAGACCATCCGCCTGACGGCCGGCGGCGAATATTACGTGTGCGAGGTCCGCGACGCGCTGCGCAAGATCAGCACCGCGTCGCTGAACCTGCGTGCCAACCCCTTCGGCGGCACGCTCAGCATCGCCATCCTGCCGACCTTCGGCACGCGCTGGCTGGCGCCGCGTTTGCCGAACTTCCTGGCCGACAATCCCGGCATCACCATCAATCTGGTGACGCGCATGGCGCCCTTCGATTTCCGGCTGGACCCGGTGGATGCGGCGATCCATTTCGGCCGTCCCGACTGGCCGGGCGGTGAGATGGCGTTGCTGCGCCGGGAGACCGTCATCCCCGCCTGCAGCCGGGGCTTGCGCGACCGTTTCGACTTCCGGCAGCCGGCCGACCTGCGGCTCGCCCCGCTGCTGCACCTGACCAGCCGCCCGGATGCGTGGGAGCGCTGGCTGACCCTGCACGGCACCCCCGCCGATGGCGTGCACGGCATGCTGTTCGACCAGTTCGCCACGGCGTCCCAGGCGGCCATCGCCGGGCTGGGCGTCGCCCTGCTGCCGCTGTTCCTGATCGAGGAGGAATTGCGTTCGGGACAGCTGGTGCCGGCGCTCGACCTGCCGATGGAAAGCGAGAACGCCTATTACGTCGTCTGGCCGGCGGAGCGGGCGGGCTATCCGCCGCTCGCCGCCTTCCGCGACTGGATCCTGGCGGAGACGGCGGACTGCCGCGACTCTGCAGGGTCATGA
- a CDS encoding VOC family protein, producing MSVQTITRAVAIGPDAIRTLFSTAMSEMYRTEVPAYQTLVELVEEVNAAVLAADPAERHRLEAAGGLARITEERHGAIRLGTAQELSTMRRLFAVMGMQPVGYYDLSEAGVPVHSTAFRPVDGEALNRNPFRVFTSLLRLDLIADADLRREAERVLAGRNIFTPGCLALIEKAEAEGGLDEEDADRFVAEALETFRWHSRANVPLDLYNRLHDAHRLIADVVSFKGPHINHLTPRTLDIDAVQRMMPEKGIAPKAVVEGPPTRRCPILLRQTSFKALSEPVDFRASDNDGDGWRSGVHTARFGEIEQRGIALTPKGRALYDTLLQDSRRLVAPAADGSNAAQYMAALQEVFAPFPDSWDEIRREGIGYFAYSLTEAGCRNPPAPGADLETLIESGLVRFDPVVYEDFLPVSAAGIFQSNLGDDAQQDFTASPNQQRFEADLGAPVLNPFDLYAEVERASIAACVAGK from the coding sequence ATGAGCGTCCAGACGATTACCCGTGCCGTTGCCATCGGCCCCGATGCGATCCGCACCCTGTTCTCCACCGCCATGTCGGAGATGTATCGGACGGAGGTTCCGGCCTATCAGACGCTCGTCGAGCTGGTGGAGGAGGTGAACGCGGCGGTGCTGGCCGCCGACCCGGCCGAACGCCACCGGCTGGAGGCCGCCGGCGGGCTTGCCCGCATCACCGAGGAGCGCCACGGCGCCATCCGCCTCGGCACCGCGCAGGAGCTGTCGACCATGCGCCGCCTGTTCGCGGTGATGGGCATGCAGCCGGTCGGCTATTACGACCTGTCGGAGGCCGGCGTCCCCGTCCATTCCACCGCCTTCCGCCCGGTGGACGGGGAGGCGCTGAACCGCAACCCCTTCCGCGTCTTCACCTCCCTGCTGCGGCTCGACCTGATCGCCGACGCCGATCTGCGGCGGGAGGCGGAGCGGGTGCTGGCCGGCCGCAACATCTTCACCCCCGGCTGCCTCGCCCTGATCGAAAAGGCGGAGGCCGAGGGCGGGCTTGACGAGGAGGATGCCGACCGCTTCGTCGCGGAGGCGCTGGAGACCTTCCGCTGGCACAGCCGGGCCAACGTTCCGCTGGACCTGTACAACCGCCTGCACGACGCCCACCGGCTGATCGCCGACGTGGTGTCCTTCAAGGGGCCGCACATCAACCACCTGACTCCGCGCACGTTGGATATCGACGCGGTCCAGCGGATGATGCCGGAAAAGGGCATCGCGCCCAAGGCAGTGGTGGAAGGCCCGCCGACCCGCCGCTGCCCGATCCTGCTGCGCCAGACCTCCTTCAAGGCGCTGAGCGAGCCGGTCGATTTCCGGGCCAGTGACAATGACGGCGACGGTTGGCGGTCGGGTGTCCACACCGCTCGCTTCGGCGAGATCGAACAGCGCGGCATCGCACTGACGCCAAAGGGACGGGCGCTGTACGACACGCTGCTGCAGGACTCCCGCCGCCTCGTCGCTCCGGCTGCCGACGGCTCCAACGCCGCGCAGTATATGGCGGCGCTGCAGGAGGTGTTCGCGCCCTTCCCCGACAGCTGGGACGAAATCCGCCGCGAGGGGATCGGCTACTTCGCCTATTCGTTGACCGAGGCCGGCTGCCGCAACCCGCCGGCGCCGGGTGCCGACCTTGAAACCTTGATCGAAAGCGGCCTCGTCCGCTTCGACCCGGTGGTCTACGAGGATTTCCTGCCGGTCAGCGCCGCCGGAATCTTCCAGTCTAACCTGGGCGACGATGCGCAGCAGGACTTCACCGCCAGCCCGAACCAGCAGCGCTTCGAAGCGGATCTCGGCGCCCCGGTGCTGAACCCGTTCGACCTTTATGCGGAGGTCGAACGGGCCTCCATCGCCGCCTGCGTCGCGGGGAAGTAG
- a CDS encoding EAL domain-containing protein, whose product MTPASALPPIPAREDDRLVALQRYELLDTPAEPAFDQITRLAAKLLKVPVALISLVDRDRQWFKSRIGLPVQETPRDHAFCAHALESDALFVVADARQDERFANNPLVTGDPNIRFYAGAPLRTSDGLALGTICVMDDQPRAALTPEEEDALRDLSAMTMAHIEARRAVGYLHPVTALSNRFRFLADVDAMTAEPAESAETAVVIDTAASQQYAELTRVLGQVCADAFEVDCARRILACLPERTRLYHVSPARFAFILQGHGAANGELVSTLHRVSTVIRSPFKYQGVPIATSTGIGFVHRSDSPPGGVELLRAATSAAHQSLEEQKPWCAYDEEQDRAAHRAFLLLRSLTEAMGVRDQLHIAYQPKVDLRTDRCIGAEALLRWTHPELGPISPAEFVPLAERTALVRPLTEWVIAAVLAQVAHWRRRGIALPVSINISMLDLGTGDFADRVAAMLDRHGVRADWIDFEVTESALMTDRAEVDRQLRRLRHLGIAVEIDDFGTGQSALSYLKDIPATAVKIDQRFIRSIAVERSDQIMVRSTIELAHDLGYLVIAEGVETDEAYDWLRLHGCDFGQGYLISRPLAPTAFEDWLAEGAFRPAAMSA is encoded by the coding sequence ATGACGCCCGCGTCGGCCTTGCCGCCGATCCCGGCCCGCGAGGACGACCGCCTCGTGGCGTTGCAGCGGTACGAGTTGCTCGACACACCGGCGGAACCTGCCTTCGACCAGATCACCCGGCTGGCGGCCAAGCTGCTGAAGGTGCCGGTTGCGCTGATCTCGCTGGTGGACCGCGACCGGCAATGGTTCAAGTCGCGGATCGGGCTGCCGGTGCAGGAGACGCCGCGCGACCACGCCTTCTGCGCCCATGCGCTGGAATCCGACGCCCTGTTCGTGGTCGCCGACGCCCGGCAGGACGAGCGGTTCGCCAACAACCCGCTGGTCACCGGCGATCCCAACATCCGCTTCTACGCCGGGGCGCCGTTGCGCACATCCGACGGGCTGGCGCTGGGCACCATCTGCGTGATGGACGACCAGCCGCGCGCCGCCCTCACTCCGGAGGAGGAGGATGCACTGCGCGACTTGTCGGCGATGACGATGGCGCATATCGAGGCGCGGCGCGCGGTGGGCTATCTGCATCCCGTTACCGCGCTGTCGAACCGCTTCCGCTTCCTCGCCGATGTCGATGCCATGACGGCCGAACCGGCGGAGTCCGCGGAAACGGCGGTGGTGATCGACACCGCGGCGTCCCAGCAATATGCCGAGCTGACCCGCGTGCTGGGGCAGGTCTGCGCCGATGCGTTCGAGGTGGATTGCGCCCGCCGCATCCTCGCCTGCCTGCCGGAGCGGACGCGGCTCTACCATGTCTCGCCGGCCCGCTTCGCCTTCATCCTGCAGGGCCATGGCGCGGCGAACGGCGAGCTTGTTTCCACGCTCCACCGCGTCAGCACCGTCATTCGCAGCCCCTTCAAATATCAGGGCGTGCCGATCGCCACCTCCACCGGCATCGGCTTCGTCCACCGGTCGGACAGTCCGCCGGGAGGCGTCGAGTTGCTGCGCGCGGCCACCAGCGCCGCCCACCAGTCGCTGGAGGAGCAAAAGCCCTGGTGCGCCTATGACGAGGAACAGGACCGCGCCGCCCATCGTGCCTTCCTGCTGCTGCGCAGCCTGACCGAGGCGATGGGCGTGCGGGATCAATTGCACATCGCCTACCAGCCCAAGGTCGACCTGCGCACCGACCGCTGCATCGGCGCGGAAGCGCTGCTGCGCTGGACCCATCCGGAACTGGGGCCGATCTCGCCGGCCGAATTCGTGCCGCTGGCCGAACGCACGGCGCTGGTGCGGCCCTTGACCGAATGGGTGATCGCGGCGGTGCTGGCGCAGGTCGCGCACTGGCGTCGGCGCGGCATCGCCCTGCCGGTGTCGATCAACATCTCGATGCTGGATCTCGGCACCGGCGATTTCGCCGACCGGGTGGCGGCGATGCTGGACCGCCACGGGGTGCGGGCGGACTGGATCGATTTCGAGGTGACGGAAAGCGCCCTGATGACCGACCGGGCGGAGGTCGACCGCCAGCTCCGCCGGCTGCGCCACCTGGGCATCGCGGTGGAGATCGACGATTTCGGCACGGGGCAGAGCGCCCTGTCCTATCTGAAGGACATTCCGGCGACGGCGGTGAAGATCGACCAGCGCTTCATCCGCTCCATCGCCGTGGAGCGCAGCGACCAGATCATGGTCCGCTCGACCATCGAGCTTGCCCATGACCTGGGATATCTCGTCATCGCCGAGGGGGTGGAAACCGACGAGGCTTACGACTGGCTGCGCCTGCACGGCTGCGATTTCGGCCAGGGCTACCTGATTTCCCGGCCGCTGGCGCCGACGGCGTTCGAGGACTGGCTGGCGGAGGGCGCCTTCCGCCCCGCCGCCATGTCCGCTTGA